From Methanocorpusculum vombati, one genomic window encodes:
- a CDS encoding metal-dependent hydrolase, whose translation MRGDDHIGISLGVAFLIISPILISQPVISVLFLIGVIIGSLLPDADASDSKMYYMSEIVLAFALLMKPIVYLTRSVYKLLHIHYDSRHRKSLHTILGITISVIMLSLLINIVVLLIGLWTPLLIPLCIGLYVGSIFHLIEDCCTKSGLSPLLPFSDRHFSGKIITSSRRNFCNGRPDLYAKIPLILGGGVLITGVLVEGLDMNMVFCVTVLLGILIWPVMYCVSR comes from the coding sequence ATGCGTGGGGACGATCATATTGGGATTAGTCTTGGGGTTGCGTTCCTTATTATTTCTCCAATTCTTATATCCCAGCCAGTTATTTCAGTTCTTTTCCTCATTGGTGTCATTATCGGATCTTTACTGCCGGATGCCGATGCATCTGACAGTAAAATGTATTATATGAGCGAAATAGTGCTTGCATTCGCACTTCTGATGAAACCGATTGTTTACCTCACAAGATCAGTTTACAAATTACTGCATATCCACTATGACTCCAGACACAGGAAAAGTCTCCATACGATTTTAGGTATTACAATCTCCGTTATCATGCTCTCACTTCTGATCAATATTGTTGTATTGCTTATTGGCTTGTGGACGCCTCTTCTGATTCCGCTTTGTATTGGACTGTATGTGGGGAGTATCTTCCATTTGATCGAGGATTGCTGTACGAAAAGCGGCCTCTCTCCCCTGCTCCCGTTTAGTGATCGACATTTTTCCGGGAAAATAATTACAAGTTCAAGAAGGAATTTTTGTAACGGAAGGCCAGATTTATATGCAAAAATCCCTCTTATCCTCGGAGGGGGTGTCTTAATCACCGGTGTTCTTGTTGAAGGGCTGGATATGAATATGGTATTTTGTGTTACAGTCTTATTGGGCATCCTGATTTGGCCGGTGATGTACTGTGTATCACGATAA
- a CDS encoding MFS transporter — protein sequence MAADVRTNRLILFATSIGAVLSPLIGSMIVLAMPEIGVAFGVVARDLGWLSTIFILANAIFLIPASRLSDMMGYKRSYLLGAVIVGVACGLSVVAPTYGVLLVLRVVAACGTSFLMVTGLAILSRVYPPRERGAAFGVNAAMVYVGASAGPVLGGVLTDVFGWRSVFAVMVPMAVVAGVLMWWFFRDEVRFAGEGRFDVFGTVLYAAGMFCTMFGLSTLPSLVSAGLVVAGAVVMVVFVWYELRVLSPVLRVRLFFVNRRFARSAYAALLNYGCTAGSVFFVSLYLQSIGQLSPVHAGMVIFFQPLIQAVMTPVAGKVSDRVDPRYIVTGGMLLSMVGVLLLAGLGLETDLQYIMVAQVCIGLGSALFVAPNTNAIMGSVQASEFSAASGIVAVMRQAGMAISMAVCMSAITIFEGGDDMLGPEMYPDFLEALQVSMVFCAGLAVVGVLFSWFRGDAAEEGGR from the coding sequence ATGGCGGCGGATGTCCGGACGAACCGGCTGATTTTGTTCGCGACGTCGATCGGTGCGGTGTTAAGTCCGCTTATTGGTTCGATGATTGTTCTTGCTATGCCGGAGATTGGTGTGGCGTTCGGGGTGGTGGCACGGGATCTTGGCTGGTTGTCGACGATTTTTATTTTGGCGAATGCGATTTTTCTGATTCCTGCGTCCCGGTTGTCGGATATGATGGGGTATAAGCGGTCGTATCTGCTGGGTGCGGTGATTGTGGGGGTTGCATGCGGGTTGTCGGTGGTTGCTCCGACGTATGGTGTTCTTTTGGTTCTCCGGGTGGTTGCGGCCTGTGGTACGTCGTTTTTGATGGTGACGGGTCTTGCGATTCTGTCGCGGGTGTATCCGCCGCGGGAGCGGGGGGCGGCGTTTGGGGTGAATGCGGCGATGGTGTATGTGGGAGCGTCGGCTGGGCCGGTTCTGGGAGGGGTTCTGACGGATGTGTTTGGGTGGCGGTCGGTGTTTGCGGTGATGGTGCCGATGGCGGTTGTTGCGGGGGTTCTGATGTGGTGGTTTTTCCGTGATGAGGTGAGGTTTGCGGGTGAGGGACGGTTTGATGTGTTCGGGACGGTTCTTTATGCGGCGGGGATGTTTTGTACGATGTTTGGTCTTTCTACGCTGCCGAGTTTGGTTTCAGCGGGGTTGGTGGTTGCGGGTGCGGTGGTGATGGTGGTGTTTGTGTGGTATGAGCTGCGGGTTTTGTCGCCGGTGCTGCGGGTGCGGTTGTTTTTTGTGAACCGGCGGTTTGCCCGGTCTGCGTATGCAGCGCTGCTGAATTACGGGTGTACGGCGGGGTCGGTGTTTTTTGTGAGTTTGTATTTGCAGTCGATCGGGCAGTTGAGTCCGGTTCATGCGGGTATGGTGATTTTTTTCCAGCCGTTGATTCAGGCGGTTATGACGCCGGTTGCGGGGAAGGTGTCGGACCGGGTGGATCCGCGGTATATTGTTACGGGGGGTATGCTGCTTTCGATGGTGGGGGTTCTTTTGCTTGCGGGTCTGGGTCTTGAGACGGATCTGCAGTATATTATGGTTGCGCAGGTGTGTATTGGTCTGGGGTCGGCGTTGTTTGTGGCTCCGAATACGAATGCGATTATGGGGTCGGTGCAGGCGAGTGAGTTTAGTGCGGCGTCGGGGATTGTGGCGGTGATGCGGCAGGCGGGTATGGCGATTTCGATGGCGGTGTGTATGTCGGCGATTACGATTTTTGAGGGCGGGGATGATATGCTGGGGCCGGAGATGTATCCGGATTTTCTGGAGGCGCTGCAGGTTTCGATGGTGTTCTGTGCGGGGCTGGCGGTGGTGGGTGTGTTGTTTTCGTGGTTCCGTGGTGATGCGGCTGAGGAGGGAGGCCGATAG
- the nth gene encoding endonuclease III has product MNSAEAVSVLTELNRVYPHTREDMNFLKFENPFQILIMTILSAQTTDVTINGLRDELFSRYPDPQALAGADLREVERIIHPAGFYHTKARNIVGTARCLCERFGGEVPQTIAELVTLPGVGRKTANIVTNHAFGVADGVAVDTHVGRLSQRIGFSENMDPNKIEQDLMRLFPREWWGEINFLLISHGRAVCTAKRPACERCVIRDCCGAGCKDRAD; this is encoded by the coding sequence ATGAATTCTGCAGAGGCTGTGTCTGTTCTCACCGAGCTGAACCGTGTTTATCCGCATACACGGGAGGATATGAATTTTCTGAAGTTTGAGAATCCGTTTCAGATTCTGATTATGACGATTTTGTCGGCCCAGACTACGGATGTTACGATCAATGGTCTGCGGGATGAGCTTTTTTCGCGGTATCCGGATCCGCAGGCGCTTGCGGGGGCGGATCTGCGGGAGGTTGAGCGGATTATTCATCCTGCGGGGTTTTATCATACGAAGGCGCGAAATATTGTCGGGACGGCGAGGTGTCTGTGTGAGAGGTTCGGGGGTGAGGTGCCGCAAACGATTGCGGAGCTTGTGACGCTTCCGGGTGTGGGGCGGAAGACGGCGAATATTGTGACGAATCATGCGTTCGGGGTTGCGGATGGTGTGGCGGTTGATACGCATGTGGGTCGTTTGTCGCAGCGGATCGGGTTTTCGGAGAATATGGATCCGAATAAGATTGAGCAGGATTTGATGAGGTTGTTTCCGCGGGAGTGGTGGGGCGAGATTAATTTTCTGCTGATCAGTCACGGGAGAGCGGTGTGTACGGCAAAGAGACCTGCGTGTGAGCGGTGTGTGATTCGTGACTGCTGTGGAGCGGGCTGTAAGGATAGGGCGGACTGA
- a CDS encoding acetate--CoA ligase family protein, with product MSTHANTKMLSEADGYDLLRRFNVPAPIFEIVTSPESAAAAAAKIGYPVVMKIVSPQIIHKSDAGGVIVGIKTDEEAKTAYNTIITSVKAYNPDAEIKGIIVEEMAKPGLELIIGGKIDPAFGRVITFGLGGTLVEFHKDVGIRILPCTDDEIHSLIKQIKGYKLISGYRGDAPKDEEFLFRTLKNACEFFEKNENVVEFDINPLRLYEKGGCAVDARVIVQDTPVTLPPHYDASKIVPIDYYKPRSVAVIGASDDKTKMGYAVFHNLLQFPGKVYPVNNKRSEIQGVKCYPTLSAIPGPVDMVAITVPAQLVPGIMEECGQKGVKMAVVITAGFKEMDEDGRALENRMVEIAKSYGIRIVGPNCLGLILPPYKLDTTYVSTSPLPGDLAFISQSGAIVNAVVGISLSEGSEMGYSEVVSVGNQSDLDFLDYMSYAQRDPHTKAIILYIEEIKNGVAFMEMAKEITKTKPIVAIKAGSSQRGQAAAASHTGSLSGAYEVYMEAFRKCGVTPVKTLPGAFKVAKILSDANRAPKGRRAVVITNAGGFAVLSNDYAETWGIDIIDLPKEMIDEMNTFLPPFWNKNNPIDLLGDADEARFRGVFDVLCRNQDLWDMAILVNFPNKVLSPEQVARVLIDYSKKTDNLLVGTLVGGDCMKPGVSLLAQHNIPVFEELEFTYRTLGHLSWTADR from the coding sequence ATGTCAACACATGCCAACACCAAAATGCTCTCCGAAGCAGACGGGTATGACCTTCTGCGGAGATTCAACGTACCGGCCCCGATCTTCGAGATCGTCACCAGTCCCGAATCCGCAGCAGCCGCGGCCGCAAAAATCGGATACCCGGTTGTCATGAAGATCGTCAGCCCCCAGATCATTCACAAAAGTGACGCGGGAGGTGTAATCGTCGGCATCAAAACCGATGAAGAAGCAAAAACCGCATACAATACCATCATCACCTCCGTAAAAGCCTACAACCCCGACGCCGAAATCAAAGGAATCATCGTCGAAGAAATGGCAAAACCCGGCCTGGAACTCATCATCGGCGGAAAAATCGACCCGGCGTTCGGCCGCGTCATCACCTTCGGCCTTGGCGGCACCCTCGTCGAATTCCATAAAGACGTCGGTATCCGCATCCTCCCCTGCACCGACGACGAAATCCACAGTCTCATCAAACAGATCAAAGGATACAAACTCATCTCCGGCTACCGCGGTGACGCACCCAAAGACGAAGAGTTCCTCTTCCGCACCTTAAAGAACGCCTGTGAATTCTTTGAAAAGAACGAAAACGTCGTAGAATTCGACATCAACCCGCTCCGTCTCTACGAAAAAGGCGGCTGCGCAGTCGACGCACGCGTCATCGTACAGGACACCCCTGTTACCCTCCCGCCGCATTACGACGCATCCAAAATCGTCCCCATCGACTACTACAAACCCCGGTCCGTCGCCGTCATCGGCGCATCCGACGACAAAACCAAAATGGGTTACGCCGTGTTCCACAACCTCCTGCAGTTCCCCGGCAAAGTCTACCCGGTCAACAACAAACGCAGCGAAATCCAGGGCGTCAAATGTTACCCCACCCTGTCCGCCATCCCCGGCCCCGTTGACATGGTGGCAATCACCGTCCCGGCCCAGCTCGTACCCGGCATCATGGAAGAATGCGGGCAGAAAGGCGTCAAAATGGCAGTCGTCATCACCGCAGGATTCAAGGAAATGGACGAAGACGGTCGTGCCCTCGAAAACCGCATGGTTGAAATCGCCAAAAGCTACGGCATCCGCATCGTCGGCCCGAACTGTCTCGGTCTCATCCTCCCGCCGTACAAACTCGACACCACCTACGTATCCACCTCCCCGCTGCCGGGCGACCTTGCCTTCATCTCCCAGTCCGGCGCAATCGTCAACGCCGTCGTTGGCATCTCACTCTCCGAAGGCTCCGAAATGGGATACTCCGAAGTCGTATCGGTCGGCAACCAGTCCGACCTCGACTTCCTCGACTACATGAGCTACGCCCAGCGCGACCCGCACACCAAAGCAATCATCCTCTACATCGAAGAGATCAAAAACGGCGTAGCCTTCATGGAAATGGCAAAAGAGATCACCAAAACCAAACCCATCGTCGCAATCAAAGCAGGATCCTCCCAGCGCGGTCAGGCCGCAGCCGCCTCCCACACCGGCTCACTCTCCGGCGCCTACGAAGTCTACATGGAAGCCTTCCGCAAATGCGGCGTAACCCCGGTTAAAACACTCCCCGGCGCATTCAAAGTCGCAAAAATCCTCTCCGACGCAAACCGCGCACCCAAAGGACGCCGCGCGGTCGTCATCACCAATGCCGGAGGATTTGCCGTCCTCTCCAACGACTACGCCGAAACATGGGGAATTGACATCATCGACCTCCCCAAAGAAATGATCGACGAGATGAACACCTTCCTCCCGCCGTTCTGGAACAAAAACAACCCGATCGACCTTCTGGGAGACGCGGACGAAGCACGGTTCCGCGGCGTCTTTGACGTACTCTGCCGTAACCAGGACCTCTGGGACATGGCAATCCTCGTCAACTTCCCCAACAAAGTATTAAGCCCCGAACAGGTAGCCCGCGTCCTGATCGACTACTCAAAGAAGACCGACAACCTGCTGGTCGGAACACTCGTCGGCGGCGACTGCATGAAACCCGGCGTATCCCTGCTTGCCCAGCACAACATCCCGGTATTTGAAGAACTGGAGTTCACCTACCGTACCCTCGGCCACTTAAGCTGGACCGCCGACCGATAA
- a CDS encoding ACT domain-containing protein — protein MTKTIITVVGKDTVGIIAKVCSYLAENKVNVEDISQTIVQGYFNMMMIADATASPKPFGEMVQDLDRIGEEIGVKIRCQHEDIFTKMHRI, from the coding sequence ATGACAAAGACCATTATTACCGTTGTAGGAAAGGACACTGTGGGGATTATTGCAAAGGTATGCAGTTACCTTGCGGAGAACAAAGTAAACGTTGAGGATATTTCCCAGACGATTGTGCAGGGCTACTTCAACATGATGATGATCGCAGACGCGACCGCATCGCCCAAACCGTTCGGTGAAATGGTACAGGACCTCGACCGGATCGGTGAGGAGATCGGAGTAAAGATCCGCTGCCAGCACGAGGACATCTTTACCAAGATGCACCGTATCTGA
- a CDS encoding PFL family protein yields MINIFEVNETNKMIEQEKLDVRTITLGISLLDCCDADLTRLNEKIYAKITRVAKDLVSTGKEIELEFGIPIVNKRISVTPIALVGGQACKTPEDFVTIAKTLDRAAADTGVNFLGGYSALVSKGMTPADENLIRSIPQALAQTERVCSSVNIGSTKTGINMDAVKLMGEIVLETAKATQENDSLGCAKLVVFCNAPDDNPFMAGAFHGVTEADAVVNVGVSGPGVVKHALESVRGKNFEVLCETVKKTAFKVTRIGQLVAQEASERLGVPFGIVDLSLAPTPAIGDSVAEILEEMGLESVGAPGTTAALALLNDQVKKGGVMASSFVGGLSGAFIPVSEDQGMIDAVNRGALTLEKLEAMTCVCSVGLDMIAVPGSTPATTIAGIIADEAAIGMINQKTTAVRLIPVIGKDLGDTVEFGGLLGYAPIQPVNRFSCAEFVNRGGRIPAPIHSFKN; encoded by the coding sequence ATGATCAATATTTTCGAGGTCAATGAAACGAACAAAATGATCGAGCAGGAAAAGCTCGACGTGCGAACCATTACGCTCGGCATCAGTCTGCTGGACTGCTGCGATGCAGACCTTACCCGGCTGAACGAAAAGATCTACGCAAAGATCACGCGGGTTGCAAAGGATCTCGTCTCTACCGGAAAAGAAATAGAACTTGAGTTCGGCATTCCGATCGTCAACAAACGTATTTCCGTTACGCCCATCGCGCTGGTCGGCGGACAGGCATGCAAAACACCGGAGGATTTTGTAACGATTGCAAAAACGCTGGATCGTGCTGCGGCGGATACCGGCGTGAACTTCCTCGGCGGCTACTCGGCGCTTGTGTCGAAAGGGATGACACCGGCGGATGAAAATCTGATCCGTTCCATTCCGCAGGCACTTGCGCAGACGGAACGGGTGTGCAGCTCGGTCAATATCGGGTCCACGAAGACCGGTATCAACATGGATGCGGTGAAGCTGATGGGCGAGATTGTGCTTGAGACGGCAAAGGCTACGCAGGAGAATGATTCGCTCGGCTGTGCGAAACTGGTGGTCTTCTGTAATGCGCCCGACGATAACCCGTTCATGGCAGGTGCGTTCCACGGGGTAACCGAGGCGGACGCGGTGGTGAACGTCGGAGTAAGCGGGCCCGGCGTGGTCAAGCATGCGCTTGAATCGGTGCGGGGGAAGAACTTTGAGGTTCTCTGCGAGACGGTGAAGAAGACGGCGTTTAAGGTGACGCGGATCGGTCAGCTGGTTGCACAGGAGGCGTCCGAACGGCTCGGTGTTCCGTTCGGTATTGTGGATCTGTCTCTTGCGCCGACTCCTGCGATCGGGGACAGTGTTGCCGAGATTTTGGAGGAGATGGGTCTTGAGTCGGTGGGTGCCCCCGGAACGACGGCGGCTCTTGCGCTGCTGAATGATCAGGTGAAGAAAGGCGGTGTTATGGCAAGTTCGTTCGTCGGCGGCCTGTCCGGCGCGTTTATTCCGGTCAGTGAGGATCAGGGTATGATCGATGCGGTGAACCGCGGCGCGCTGACACTGGAAAAGCTGGAGGCGATGACGTGTGTGTGTTCGGTTGGTCTGGATATGATTGCGGTTCCGGGAAGTACGCCTGCAACAACGATTGCAGGAATTATTGCGGATGAGGCGGCGATTGGTATGATTAACCAGAAGACAACAGCGGTCCGCCTGATTCCGGTGATCGGAAAAGATCTTGGTGATACGGTGGAGTTCGGCGGTCTTTTAGGATATGCGCCAATCCAGCCGGTGAACCGTTTTTCCTGTGCGGAGTTTGTGAACCGCGGAGGACGGATTCCCGCGCCGATTCACAGTTTTAAAAATTAA
- a CDS encoding tetratricopeptide repeat protein: MTHPVSVQTAEHLTAERKYADAADIYRSLLENAENKTDAALWCGLGRVLMQDQQFYDAIDAFTTADGLAPENPEIMAALGDALATVHEYEEAKLWFEKAASLADNIRYQLRAGDMLAYLGKYDEALVYYTLLSSKYPDNADLLHNKGKVLHHLGRTTDAMNTILAEIQLRKDMVEQSPDARSYAKLAAAYKRISLWQEAEDAYAEAVKLAPENPEYHMFLGSARVMNGKETEGVAEYEKAAELSSENFSFLSEIAESATKFKMYEAAVRIYTRALAVRNINGDAWAGIAYALLMLDQKTEAKAFFEMAKATGSMREIPWADKLHKSYKTEALDRAFP; encoded by the coding sequence ATGACACACCCCGTATCAGTACAGACCGCAGAACATCTCACTGCAGAACGGAAATACGCCGACGCCGCAGATATCTACCGGAGTCTTCTGGAAAATGCGGAGAACAAAACCGATGCGGCACTCTGGTGCGGTCTTGGCCGTGTGCTGATGCAGGACCAGCAGTTCTATGATGCAATCGATGCGTTCACCACCGCTGACGGTCTTGCACCGGAGAATCCGGAAATCATGGCAGCTCTTGGTGATGCTCTTGCAACCGTGCATGAGTATGAAGAGGCAAAACTGTGGTTTGAAAAAGCCGCATCCCTCGCAGACAATATCCGCTACCAGCTCAGAGCCGGCGACATGCTCGCGTACCTCGGGAAATACGATGAAGCTCTGGTATATTATACGCTTCTTTCCTCGAAGTATCCGGACAATGCCGATCTCCTGCACAATAAGGGAAAAGTGCTTCATCATCTCGGCCGGACAACCGATGCGATGAACACGATTTTAGCGGAGATACAGCTTCGCAAAGATATGGTGGAACAGTCGCCCGATGCCCGCTCCTACGCAAAACTCGCAGCCGCCTATAAGCGCATCAGCCTGTGGCAGGAAGCAGAAGACGCGTATGCCGAAGCGGTCAAACTTGCTCCGGAAAATCCGGAGTATCATATGTTTCTTGGATCCGCCCGGGTGATGAACGGAAAAGAGACCGAAGGTGTTGCCGAGTATGAGAAAGCGGCGGAGCTCTCCAGTGAAAATTTCTCGTTTCTGTCCGAGATTGCCGAGTCGGCAACGAAGTTCAAGATGTATGAAGCTGCTGTCCGGATTTACACCCGGGCGCTTGCGGTCCGGAACATCAATGGGGATGCATGGGCCGGTATTGCATACGCTCTTCTGATGCTGGACCAGAAGACCGAAGCCAAAGCATTTTTCGAGATGGCCAAGGCAACGGGGTCGATGCGGGAGATTCCGTGGGCCGACAAGCTGCATAAGAGTTACAAGACCGAGGCACTGGATCGGGCATTTCCGTAA
- a CDS encoding ATP-binding protein: MQRQITQELLAWKDDPARKPLILKGVRQCGKTWLLKQFGKEHFTDTAYFNFEGNTPLHHVFAADLNPDRILIELGLLRGSPILPGTTLLIFDEIQFCPAALTSLKYFTENLPAQHIAGAGSLLGIALAGPLSFPVGKVRLLTLYPMNFPEFLKANGKDLLLSHLNTLPISGTVPQSILPELRALYRDYLITGGMPEAVLSWTTTHDISRVEDVHRQILQSYALDFAKHAPLKDLPKLNLIWDAIPQQLAKDNGKFVFSHVKSGARAKDLEDAVQWLIDAGLVYKVEKVERPGIPLSAYADATYFKLYLADVGLLRTLAGFPAEALLAGNPLTSHLRGALTENYVLTELIPQGVPRVCFWKSGNRAEVDFVVQEGANVVPVEVKAAENTRSKSLARYRELYAPEISVRMSLAEMQLRRDESGALFDLPLMLVWRLRDMAEELSPSASPN, from the coding sequence ATGCAGCGGCAGATAACACAGGAACTCCTTGCCTGGAAAGACGATCCGGCACGAAAACCCCTCATTCTCAAAGGCGTCAGACAATGCGGGAAAACCTGGCTTCTCAAACAGTTCGGCAAAGAACACTTCACCGATACCGCCTACTTCAACTTCGAAGGAAACACTCCACTCCACCACGTCTTCGCCGCAGACCTCAACCCCGACCGCATCCTTATCGAACTCGGCCTGCTGCGCGGCAGCCCGATCCTCCCCGGAACAACTCTCCTCATCTTTGACGAAATCCAGTTCTGCCCTGCTGCCCTCACCTCGCTTAAATACTTCACAGAAAACCTCCCCGCCCAGCACATCGCAGGTGCCGGTTCACTGCTCGGCATTGCCCTTGCAGGGCCGCTCTCCTTTCCTGTGGGAAAAGTCAGGCTCCTTACCCTTTACCCCATGAACTTCCCCGAATTTCTGAAAGCAAACGGAAAAGATCTGCTTCTCTCGCATCTCAACACTCTCCCGATCTCAGGCACTGTCCCGCAGAGTATCCTTCCCGAACTGAGAGCGCTCTACCGCGACTATCTTATCACCGGCGGAATGCCGGAAGCGGTTCTGAGCTGGACAACAACACATGATATATCCCGCGTTGAAGATGTTCACCGCCAGATCCTGCAAAGTTATGCCCTGGACTTTGCCAAACATGCCCCGCTCAAAGACCTCCCGAAACTCAATCTCATCTGGGATGCAATTCCTCAGCAGCTTGCAAAAGACAACGGGAAATTTGTCTTCAGCCACGTGAAATCCGGTGCACGGGCAAAAGACCTTGAGGATGCAGTACAGTGGCTGATTGATGCCGGACTTGTGTACAAAGTGGAAAAAGTTGAACGGCCCGGCATTCCGCTCTCGGCGTATGCAGATGCGACCTATTTCAAACTCTATCTTGCCGATGTCGGCCTGCTTCGTACGCTCGCCGGGTTTCCGGCAGAAGCTTTGCTTGCCGGAAACCCGCTGACCTCCCATCTGCGGGGCGCACTCACCGAAAATTATGTACTTACCGAACTTATTCCGCAGGGTGTCCCGCGTGTATGTTTCTGGAAATCCGGTAATCGTGCTGAGGTGGATTTTGTCGTGCAGGAGGGAGCAAACGTTGTGCCGGTCGAAGTAAAGGCCGCGGAAAATACGCGGTCCAAGAGTCTTGCCCGGTATCGGGAGTTATATGCGCCGGAAATTTCCGTGAGGATGAGTCTGGCGGAGATGCAGCTCCGGCGGGATGAATCCGGGGCACTTTTTGACCTGCCGCTCATGCTTGTGTGGCGGTTGCGGGATATGGCGGAGGAACTCTCCCCGTCCGCATCACCGAACTGA
- a CDS encoding DHA2 family efflux MFS transporter permease subunit, translated as MYRTVTDSSHLKKLLAVIALAIFIDSLDGSIVNIALPTIAEGFSVDMSTAAWVIMAYFLFLVGLIPLFGKIADHGRLQEVFCCGFVVFTAGSVACGLAPDLLMLVLSRAVQGVGASMIAVVAPLLVVRLMPPRHWGMGMGMAATAGAVALVFGPVLGGILTEYLSWHWCFFINVPVGIAAVVLGLRIIPKAERQPKVRFDLAGAVLIFTAMASLIYLLERGIPLGWTSPQVVFCGVVFAVSVVIFLLRELRVADPILRVRVFRSIPFTFVVSSYFLISVVYAGFLYIVPFYLSIVLGMSPAVSGLILLISSVITAVMGLPSGALSDRIGARWLVTAAGVVRVLFCLVMAVMVPESGLFWILLLMVLSGLTFGISGGPSSARIIEHAPEGEGGTGSVMMMLSQYSGMVVGVALYALVFNLTVPGAAGVAVGLLQMEQFLPGFHMTGVFGAAASAVVVVLSVVVKDRVAGKTGSV; from the coding sequence ATGTATCGTACCGTTACTGACTCCTCTCATCTGAAGAAGCTGCTTGCGGTGATAGCTCTGGCGATCTTTATCGATTCGCTGGATGGTTCGATTGTGAATATTGCCCTGCCGACGATCGCGGAAGGATTTTCCGTGGATATGTCAACGGCGGCATGGGTGATCATGGCCTATTTTTTGTTTCTGGTGGGTCTGATTCCGCTGTTCGGCAAGATTGCGGATCACGGACGGTTACAGGAGGTTTTCTGCTGCGGGTTTGTGGTGTTTACGGCCGGGTCGGTTGCCTGCGGTCTTGCGCCGGATCTTCTGATGCTGGTACTTTCCCGGGCGGTCCAGGGCGTGGGAGCGTCGATGATTGCGGTTGTGGCACCGCTGCTGGTGGTGCGGCTGATGCCTCCGCGTCACTGGGGGATGGGTATGGGGATGGCGGCTACGGCGGGAGCGGTTGCGCTGGTGTTCGGGCCGGTTCTCGGCGGGATTCTGACGGAGTATCTGTCGTGGCACTGGTGTTTTTTTATCAATGTCCCGGTGGGGATTGCGGCGGTTGTTCTTGGTCTGCGGATTATTCCCAAAGCCGAGCGCCAGCCCAAAGTCCGGTTTGATCTGGCGGGGGCGGTGCTGATCTTTACGGCGATGGCGTCGCTGATCTATCTTTTGGAACGGGGGATTCCGCTCGGATGGACGAGTCCGCAGGTGGTTTTCTGCGGCGTTGTGTTTGCCGTGTCTGTTGTGATCTTTCTTCTCCGGGAGCTTCGCGTGGCGGATCCGATTCTGCGGGTACGGGTGTTTCGGTCGATTCCGTTTACGTTTGTGGTTTCGTCGTACTTTTTGATCAGTGTGGTGTATGCGGGATTTTTGTATATTGTTCCGTTTTATCTGTCGATTGTGCTGGGGATGTCGCCTGCGGTGTCGGGTCTGATTCTTCTGATCAGTTCGGTTATTACGGCGGTGATGGGGCTGCCGTCCGGTGCGTTGTCGGACCGGATCGGGGCACGCTGGCTGGTGACGGCGGCAGGGGTTGTGCGGGTGCTGTTCTGTCTGGTGATGGCGGTGATGGTGCCGGAGTCCGGTCTGTTCTGGATTCTTCTTCTGATGGTTCTGTCGGGTCTGACGTTTGGTATTTCGGGCGGCCCGTCCAGTGCCCGGATTATTGAGCATGCGCCGGAGGGGGAAGGGGGAACCGGGTCGGTGATGATGATGCTGTCGCAGTACAGCGGGATGGTGGTGGGTGTTGCGCTGTATGCGCTGGTGTTTAATCTGACGGTTCCGGGTGCTGCGGGTGTTGCGGTGGGTCTGTTGCAGATGGAGCAGTTTCTGCCGGGCTTTCATATGACCGGTGTGTTCGGGGCGGCCGCGTCAGCGGTTGTGGTGGTGCTGTCGGTGGTGGTGAAGGACAGGGTTGCGGGGAAGACGGGTTCGGTGTAG